The following coding sequences lie in one Oncorhynchus kisutch isolate 150728-3 linkage group LG17, Okis_V2, whole genome shotgun sequence genomic window:
- the LOC116354354 gene encoding WAP four-disulfide core domain protein 2-like: MDMNLSARCALVLFLLAFVDLKIVSAAETEGTSTAKPGVCPRRRWGIGICAELCSNDSDCPNDEKCCHNGCGNVCIVPITAKPGVCPRRPWGIGTCAEFCSNDSDCPNDEKCCHNGCGHDCIAPYTAKPGVCPRRRWGVGMCVEFCSNDSDCPNNEKCCHNGCGHDCIAPTQQLTALKPGRCVLPNGTYMCAEYCYKDGQCPEEQMCFRIC; encoded by the exons ATGGACATGAATTTGTCAGCGCGTTGTGCTTTGGTTCTTTTTCTGTTGGCATTTGTAGATTTGAAAATAGTCTCTGCTGCAGAAACGGAAGGCACATCTACAG CAAAGCCTGGAGTGTGCCCTCGTAGACGATGGGGCATAGGGATATGTGCAGAGTTATGTTCCAATGACAGTGACTGCCCCAATGATGAAAAATGCTGTCACAACGGATGTGGGAATGTCTGTATTGTACCTATCACAG CAAAGCCTGGAGTGTGCCCTCGTAGACCATGGGGCATAGGGACATGTGCAGAGTTCTGTTCCAATGACAGTGACTGCCCCAATGATGAAAAATGCTGCCACAATGGATGTGGGCATGACTGCATTGCACCTTACACAG CAAAGCCTGGAGTGTGCCCTCGTAGACGATGGGGCGTGGGGATGTGTGTGGAGTTCTGTTCCAATGACAGTGACTGCCCCAATAATGAAAAATGCTGCCACAATGGATGTGGGCATGACTGCATTGCACCGACACAG cagctgaCAGCCT TGAAGCCCGGTCGCTGTGTCCTGCCCAACGGGACCTACATGTGTGCCGAGTACTGTTACAAAGATGGCCAGTGCCCCGAGGAACAGATGTGTTTCCGGATATGTTGA